In one Camelus dromedarius isolate mCamDro1 chromosome 31, mCamDro1.pat, whole genome shotgun sequence genomic region, the following are encoded:
- the CFAP73 gene encoding cilia- and flagella-associated protein 73 isoform X1 has product MAVPWEEYFRLTLQEKLPNPFRKILEQNVDHVPPLLHLLEKRQELVDADRGLQAQKEVFQTVKASLQRRWEQLEQQKQELKRSFVRFEKFLREGEARRSRALRRAAEERHQADRQEAEALRLRAQLEELQRERARLQRRLQRLEPCARLLGQVLEQLPEFQEISELVARFDGLADTQEALRVTERQQLLELEEGRARQQRLRDAWQDELLRQGQRRAQLLEQLEAARERTLHWESKWIQIQNTAAEKTLLLGRTRMAALNLFQLVCQHQRRPPDLDIEDTEGQLEQVKLFILDLSTMLARLRQAEPLTPAS; this is encoded by the exons TCCCTTCAGGAAGATCCTGGAGCAGAATGTGGACCATGTCCCTCCATTGCTGCATCTCttggagaagaggcaggagctGGTGGATGCTGACCGGGGCCTTCAGGCCCAGAAGGAG GTGTTCCAGACTGTGAAGGCATCCCTGCAACGGCGGTGGGAACAGTTGGAACAGCAAAAGCAGGAGCTAAAGAGGTCCTTTGTCCGCTTTGAAAAGTTTTTGCGG GAAGGCGAAGCTCGGCGCAGCCGCGCACTACGGAGGGCGGCCGAAGAGCGGCACCAGGCGGACCGCCAGGAGGCGGAGGCGCTGCGGCTTCGGGCCCAACTGGAGGAGCTGCAGCGGGAGCGCGCGCGGCTGCAGCGCCGACTGCAGCGCCTGGAGCCCTGCGCGCGCCTGCTCGGCCAAGTGCTGGAGCAGCTGCCCGAG TTCCAAGAGATCTCTGAGCTGGTGGCGCGCTTCGACGGCCTGGCTGACACGCAGGAGGCGCTGAGGGTCACGGAGCGCCAGCAGCTCTTGGAGCTGGAAGAGGGGCGCGCGCGGCAGCAGCGGCTGCGGGACGCCTGGCAGGACGAGCTGCTGCGGCAGGGCCAGCGGCGAGCGCAGCTGCTGGAGCAACTGGAGGCGGCGCGGGAGCGCACGCTGCACTGG GAATCCAAGTGGATTCAGATCCAGAACACAGCTGCTGAGAAGACCTTGCTCCTGGGACGCACCAGGATGGCAGCACTGAACCTGTTTCAGCTTGTGTGCCAGCACCAGAGGCGGCCACCTGATCTGGACATCGAGGACACCGAGGGGCAGCTGGAGCAG GTGAAGCTGTTCATCCTGGACCTCTCCACCATGCTGGCCAGACTCCGCCAGGCTGAGCCCTTGACCCCGGCCTCCTAA
- the DDX54 gene encoding ATP-dependent RNA helicase DDX54 encodes MAAGTRPAAAPRSRAAMAQWRKKKGLRKRRGTASQSRSSDSEDGEFEIQAEDDARAQKLGPGRPLPTFPTSECTSDVELDTRELVRAQNKKKKKSGGFQSMGLSYPVFKGIMKKGYKVPTPIQRKTIPVILDGKDVVAMARTGSGKTACFLIPMFERLKTHSAQTGARALVLSPTRELALQTMKFTKELGKFTGLKTALILGGDKMEDQFAALHENPDIIIATPGRLVHVAVEMNLKLQGVEYVVFDEADRLFEMGFAEQLQEIIGRLPGGHQTVLFSATLPKLLVEFARAGLTEPVLIRLDVDAKLNEQLKTSFFLVREDAKAAVLLHLLRTVVRPQDQTVVFVATKHHAEYLSELLTTQRVSCAHIYSALDQTARKINLAKFTHGKCSALIVTDLAARGLDIPLLDNVINYSFPAKGKLFLHRVGRVARAGRSGTAYSLVAPDEIPYLLDLHLFLGRALTLARPHEEPSGAGGLDGVLGRVPQSVVDDEDSGLRSTLEASLELRGLCRVADNAQQQYVRSRPAPSPESIKRAKELDLAALGLHPLFSSRFEEKELQRLTLVDRIKHYRSRATIFEISASSRDLSSQVMRAKRQKDRKAIASFQQGRQERQERLAGPVLSLPAPAPQEEQLEKEEETVGESVEDVFTEVVGRKRQQPGPARGAKRRREEARQRDQAFYVPYRPKDFDSERGLSISGDGGAFEQQVAGAVLDLMGDEAQNLTRGRQQLKWDRKKKRFVGQSGQEDKKKIKTESGRYISSSYKRDLYQKWKQKQKIDDRDSEEEGASDRQGPERRGGKRGRGQGVSQPRAASATGGRVRSELKTKQQILKQRRRAQKLRFLQRGGLKQLSARNRRRAQELQQGAFGRGAHSKKGKMRKRM; translated from the exons ATGGCGGCCGGCACGCGCCCGGCGGCCGCACCGCGGTCCAGAGCTGCCATGGCCCAGTGGAGGAAGAAGAAGGGGCTCCGGAAGCGCCGGGGCACGGCCTCCCAGTCCCGCAGCAGCGACTCGGAGGACGGCGAGTTTGAGATCCAGGCGGAAGATGACGCCCGGGCCCAGAAG CTGGGACCCggcagacccctccccaccttccccacctcgGAATGCACCTCAGACGTGGAGCTGGACACACGGGAGCTGGTGCGAGCCCagaacaagaagaagaagaagtcgGGAGGCTTCCAGTCCATGG GCTTGAGCTACCCGGTGTTCAAAGGCATCATGAAGAAAGGCTACAAGGTTCCGACGCCCATCCAGAGGAAG ACCATCCCGGTGATCCTGGATGGCAAGGACGTGGTGGCCATGGCCCGGACGGGCAGCGGCAAGACGGCCTGTTTCCTCATCCCCATGTTCGAGCGGCTCAAGACCCACAGCGCCCAGACTGGGGCCCGCGCCCTCGTCCTCTCCCCCACCCGAGAGCTGGCCCTGCAGACCATGAAGTTCACCAAGGAG CTTGGCAAGTTCACTGGCCTCAAGACTGCCCTGATCCTCGGCGGGGACAA AATGGAAGACCAGTTTGCAGCCCTGCATGAGAATCCCGACAT AATCATTGCTACCCCTGGGCGCTTGGTGCACGTGGCCGTGGAGATGAACCTGAAGCTCCAGGGTGTGGAGTACGTGGTATTCGATGAGGCCGACAG gCTCTTTGAAATGGGGTTCGCAGAGCAGCTGCAGGAGATCATCGGCCGCCTCCCCGGGGGCCACCAGACAGTCCTGTTCTCCGCCACGCTGCCCAAGTTGTTGGTGGAGTTCGCCCGGGCCG GCCTCACGGAGCCCGTGCTCATCCGGTTAGACGTGGACGCCAAACTCAACGAGCAGCTCAAG ACGTCCTTCTTCCTCGTGCGCGAGGACGCCAAGGCCGCCGTCCTGCTCCACCTTCTGCGCACCGTGGTGCGGCCCCAGGACCAGACCGTGGTGTTTGTGGCCACCAAGCACCACGCGGAGTATCTCAGTGAG CTGCTGACGACCCAGCGAGTGAGCTGCGCCCACATCTACAGCGCCCTGGACCAGACGGCCCGCAAGATCAACCTGGCCAAGTTCACGCACGGCAAGTGCTCCGCCCTCATCGTGACGGACCTGGCAGCTCGGGGCTTGGACATCCCGCTGCTGGACAACGTCATCAACTACAGCTTCCCCGCCAAGGGCAAGCTCTTCCTGCACCGCGTGG GCCGCGTGGCCCGGGCTGGCCGAAGTGGCACGGCCTATTCCTTGGTGGCCCCAGACGAGATCCCCTACCTGCTGGACCTGCACCTGTTCCTGGGCCGCGCCCTCACCCTCGCCCGCCCCCATGAAGAGCCCTCAG GCGCGGGCGGCCTGGATGGGGTGCTGGGCCGGGTGCCGCAGAGCGTGGTGGACGACGAGGACAGCGGCCTGCGGAGCACCCTGGAGGCGTCGCTGGAGCTGCGCGGCCTGTGCCGCGTGGCCGACAACGCCCAGCAGCAGTACGTGCGCTCACGGCCGGCGCCGTCCCCCGAGTCCATCAAGAGGGCCAAGGAGCTGGACCTCGCGGCGCTGGGGCTGCACCCCCTCTTCA gctcCCGCTTTGAGGAGAAGGAGCTGCAGCGGCTGACGCTGGTGGACCGCATCAAGCACTACCGCTCCCGGGCG ACCATCTTTGAGATCAGTGCCTCTAGCCGGGACCTCAGCAGCCAGGTGATGCGCGCCAAGCGGCAGAAGGACCGCAAGGCCATCGCCAGCTTCCAGCAGGGGCGGCAGGAGCGGCAGGAGCGCCTGGCCGGCCCAGTCCTGAGCCTACCGGCACCAGCACCGCAGGAGGAGCAGcttgagaaggaagaggagacgGTGGGAGAGAGCGTAGAG GACGTCTTCACAGAGGTTGTGGGCCGGAAGCGCCAGCAACCAGGACCTGCCCGGGGAGCCAAGAGGCGGAGGGAGGAGGCCCGGCAGCGGGACCAGGCGTTCTACGTCCCCTACCGGCCCAAGGACTTCGACAGCGAACGGGG CCTGAGCATCAGTGGGGATGGGGGCGCCTTCGAACAGCAGGTGGCTGGTGCTGTCCTGGACCTGATGGGGGACGAAGCCCAGAACCTGACCAGGGGCCGGCAGCAGCTCAAGTG GGACCGGAAGAAGAAGCGGTTTGTGGGACAGTCGGGACAGGAGGACAAGAAAAAGATCAAGACGGAGAGTGGCCGCTATATCAGCAGCTCCTACAAGCGGGACCT CTACCAAAAgtggaaacagaaacagaaaattgatGATCGTGACTCAGAAGAGGAAGGGGCATCGGACCGGCAAGGCCCAGAGCGAAGAGGTGGGAAGCGTGGCCGAGGGCAAG GTGTGTCCCAGCCCCGCGCCGCCAGCGCCACCGGAGGCCGCGTGCGCTCAGAGCTCAAGACCAAGCAGCAGATCCTGAAGCAGCGGCGCCGAGCCCAGAAGCTGCGCTTCCTGCAACGCGGGGGCCTCAAGCAGCTCTCTGCCCGCAACCGGCGCCGCGCCCAGGAGCTGCAGCAGGGCGCCTTTGGCCGGGGTGCCCACTCCAAGAAGGGCAAGATGCGGAAGAGGATGTAA
- the CFAP73 gene encoding cilia- and flagella-associated protein 73 isoform X2, with amino-acid sequence MAVPWEEYFRLTLQEKLPKKILEQNVDHVPPLLHLLEKRQELVDADRGLQAQKEVFQTVKASLQRRWEQLEQQKQELKRSFVRFEKFLREGEARRSRALRRAAEERHQADRQEAEALRLRAQLEELQRERARLQRRLQRLEPCARLLGQVLEQLPEFQEISELVARFDGLADTQEALRVTERQQLLELEEGRARQQRLRDAWQDELLRQGQRRAQLLEQLEAARERTLHWESKWIQIQNTAAEKTLLLGRTRMAALNLFQLVCQHQRRPPDLDIEDTEGQLEQVKLFILDLSTMLARLRQAEPLTPAS; translated from the exons GAAGATCCTGGAGCAGAATGTGGACCATGTCCCTCCATTGCTGCATCTCttggagaagaggcaggagctGGTGGATGCTGACCGGGGCCTTCAGGCCCAGAAGGAG GTGTTCCAGACTGTGAAGGCATCCCTGCAACGGCGGTGGGAACAGTTGGAACAGCAAAAGCAGGAGCTAAAGAGGTCCTTTGTCCGCTTTGAAAAGTTTTTGCGG GAAGGCGAAGCTCGGCGCAGCCGCGCACTACGGAGGGCGGCCGAAGAGCGGCACCAGGCGGACCGCCAGGAGGCGGAGGCGCTGCGGCTTCGGGCCCAACTGGAGGAGCTGCAGCGGGAGCGCGCGCGGCTGCAGCGCCGACTGCAGCGCCTGGAGCCCTGCGCGCGCCTGCTCGGCCAAGTGCTGGAGCAGCTGCCCGAG TTCCAAGAGATCTCTGAGCTGGTGGCGCGCTTCGACGGCCTGGCTGACACGCAGGAGGCGCTGAGGGTCACGGAGCGCCAGCAGCTCTTGGAGCTGGAAGAGGGGCGCGCGCGGCAGCAGCGGCTGCGGGACGCCTGGCAGGACGAGCTGCTGCGGCAGGGCCAGCGGCGAGCGCAGCTGCTGGAGCAACTGGAGGCGGCGCGGGAGCGCACGCTGCACTGG GAATCCAAGTGGATTCAGATCCAGAACACAGCTGCTGAGAAGACCTTGCTCCTGGGACGCACCAGGATGGCAGCACTGAACCTGTTTCAGCTTGTGTGCCAGCACCAGAGGCGGCCACCTGATCTGGACATCGAGGACACCGAGGGGCAGCTGGAGCAG GTGAAGCTGTTCATCCTGGACCTCTCCACCATGCTGGCCAGACTCCGCCAGGCTGAGCCCTTGACCCCGGCCTCCTAA
- the IQCD gene encoding dynein regulatory complex protein 10, whose protein sequence is MEETQTVYQGLDLSGRTKAANKMALDMLAVAPLYPGPDINKIRLIAETTKKSTTPPKLLVPTETKLTTTETKRIMSVLDDTIHKVELVTLLSYVASNPEDLERMLGEDIMKAVREHGHLCQILLDHVGYLQEEERQLQEEDVFEDEPWFQDRLLSIELQRSHLPPLVQQVKESTKDIVRLLLNNPQAAASLLQVQPLGRSAEAQSFIDSLIELRGFLFEKLLTSPMEARDKAQFVQDISRRNRRNQEIIDTLENELAACVKNRDAEVEKENFVIQELKNQLHQVCKFSENSLLRTKLEAEKQQKADFRASQARVAKIQQDILMLRSQFHNLVSENWEAEQMLRKKKYKVETEIENWIQKYDTEMSEKQDEYQELDIIHKEEKLQLEELKQRYEVLMEEFSQIQAEQEINTKKRLEAEQEMVRMVRAATLIQALWRGYLVRSMLKSKKKKRGKNKVKDKEKEKEKGKGKGKEKGKGKGKGKGKGKK, encoded by the exons ATGGAGGAGACCCAGACAGTCTACCAAGGTCTCGATCTCTCAGGGCGCACAAAGGCTGCTAATAAAATGGCTTTGGACATGCTCGCCGTGGCCCCTCTCTACCCGGGCCCTGACATCAACAAAATAAGGCTGATAGCAGAGACAACCAAAAAGTCAACCACCCCACCGAAACTCTTGGTCCCCACTGAGACCAAACTCACCACCACTGAGACCAAGAGGATCATGTCCGTCCTAGACGACACCATCCACAAGGTGGAGTTGGTGACCCTGCTGTCATACGTGGCGTCCAATCCCGAGGATCTGGAGAGGATGCTGGGGGAGGACATCATGAAGGCAGTGAGAGAGCACGGGCACCTTTGCCAGATCCTCCTGGATCACGTCGGTTACCTGCAGGAGGAAGAACGGCAGTTGCAGGAGGAAGACGTGTTCGAGGATGAACCGTGGTTCCAAGACCGCCTCCTCTCCATAGAGCTGCAGAGatcccacctcccaccacttGTGCAGCAGGTCAAAGAATCCACCAAGGACATCGTGAGACTCCTGCTCAATAACCCCCAGGCAGCAGCCAGTCTCCTGCAGGTGCAGCCACTTGGCAGAAGTGCAGAAGCCCAGAGTTTTATTGATAGCCTGATAGAGCTCCGAGGTTTCCTGTTTGAGAAGCTACTCACTAGCCCCATGGAAGCCAGAGACAAGGCTCAGTTTGTACAGGACATCAGCAGACGGAATCGGAGGAACCAGGAAATCATCGACACGCTGGAAAATGAATTGGCAGCATGCGTGAAGAACAGGGATGCAGAG GTGGAGAAGGAGAACTTTGTGATCCAAGAACTGAAAAACCAACTGCACCAGGTGTGCAAGTTCTCAGAAAACAGCCTCCTTCGCACCAAGCTGGAGGCCGAGAAGCAGCAGAAGGCAGACTTCCGGGCCTCGCAGGCCAGGGTGGCCAAGATCCAACAGGACATCCTGATGCTGCGGTCACAGTTCCACAACCTGGTCTCGGAGAACTGGGAGGCGGAGCAGATGCTGAGGAAG aaaaaatataaagtggAGACGGAAATCGAGAACTGGATCCAGAAATATGATACGGAGATGAGTGAAAAGCAG GACGAGTACCAGGAGCTGGACATCATCCACAAGGAGGAGAAACTCCAGCTGGAGGAGCTGAAGCAACGGTACGAGGTGCTGATGGAAGAGTTTTCCCAGATCCAGGCCGAGCAGGAGATTAACACCAAGAAGAGGCTGGAGGCCGAGCAGGAGATGGTGCGCATGGTGCGGGCCGCCACTCTCATCCAGGCCCTGTGGAGGGGCTACCTGGTCCGTTCCATGCTCAAGTCCAAGAAGAAGAAGCGGGGCAAGAACAAAGTGAAGgacaaggagaaggagaaggagaagggcaAGGGCAAGGGCAAGGAGAAGGGCAAGGGCAAGGGCAAGGGCAAAGGCAAGGGCAAGAAATGA
- the RITA1 gene encoding RBPJ-interacting and tubulin-associated protein 1, with amino-acid sequence MGSMKTPMELAISGMQTLHLQQRCRGSCRVKVRPSYVDETLFGSPAGTRPAPPDFDPPWVEKASRTRGLATGASGASGSCETTSCRGSIPTLTPRKKNKYRLIRHTPSYCDESLFGSRPEGASWEAPWMAKGDAAKLHALFWTPPATPRGSHSPHPRETPVRAIHPTGPAKTEPRMAADSRRLSVDGLESPRPLGRERSHSLTHLNAPSAGRPPTGTPRTNGPRDPRPSPSGVTFRSPLVTPRAHSVSVSVPVTPRRSGATQKPKPPWK; translated from the exons ATGGGCAGCATGAAGACGCCCATGGAGCTGGCCATCAGTGGGATGCAGACCCTCCACCTTCAGCAGCGCTGCCGGGGCAGCTGCCGGGTCAAGGTTAGGCCATCGTATGTGGATGAGACTTTATTTGGCAGCCCTGCAGGCACCCGGCCTGCACCACCAGATTTTGACCCACCCTGGGTGGAGAAAGCCAGCAGAACCAGAGGACTGGCTACAGGGGCCTCAGGGGCTAGCGGGAGCTGTGAGACCACCTCCTGCAGGGGCAGCATCCCGACCCTCACACCAAGGAAGAAGAACAAATACAG ACTGATCAGACACACTCCTTCTTACTGCGATGAGTCACTCTTTGGCTCCCGACCCGAGGGTGCCAGCTGGGAGGCCCCATGGATGGCGAAGGGGGATGCTGCAAAGCTCCATGCCCTCTTCTGGACACCCCCAGCTACCCCTAGGGGCAGCCACTCGCCCCACCCCAGGGAGACCCCAGTACGAGCCATTCACCCAACTGGTCCCGCGAAGACAGAGCCCAGGATGGCAGCAGACTCCCGGAGGTTGTCGGTGGATGGGTTAGAGTCTCCACGCCCTCTGGGGCGGGAACGTTCCCATTCCCTCACCCACCTTAATGCCCCCAGCGCAGGTCGCCCGCCCACCGGTACCCCCCGCACAAATGGGCCTCGGGATCCCAGGCCTTCCCCGTCGGGGGTGACCTTCCGAAGCCCCCTGGTGACTCCCAGGGCTCATTCAGTCAGTGTTTCAGTGCCAGTTACCCCCCGACGAAGCGGGGCCACCCAGAAACCAAAGCCCCCTTGGAAATGA